Genomic segment of Streptomyces sp. NBC_01210:
CGACCGCCCCCACGGCCAGCTCCGCACGGTGCGGCACCTGGAACCGCGGGTGCACGGCGGCCAGCGCTTCCGGCAGATGGCCGTCCCGGGCCATCGCCAGCGTCGTACGGGAGACGCCGAGAATCAGCGCGAGCAGAGACCCGAGCGCCGCCACCGCGGCCCCCACCCGAACGACGGGCGCCAGCCACTGGGCGCCCGCCGCTCGTACGGCATCGGAGAGCGGAGCAGTAGCCCGCCCCAAATCACCGGCTCCCAGCACAGAGAGGACGGAGACCGCGACGCACACATAGACCACCAGAGCGATGCCCAGCGCCAGCGGGACGGCGCGCGGGATGGTACGTGCCGGGTCGCGCACCTCCTCGCCCAGCGTGGCGATCCGCGCGTACCCGGCGAAGGCGAAGAACAGCAGCCCCGCCGCCTGCAGCACCCCGCCGGCCGAGGCGTCCGCGCCCACGTCCAGCCGTTCGAAGTCCGCAGCCCCCGACCCGAGGGAGACCACCACGACCGCAGCGAGGACCGCCAGAACCACAGCCACGATCGCCCGCGTCAGCCACGCCGACTTCTGAATGCCCCCGTAGTTCACGGCAGTCAGCGCCACCACCGCGGCGACCGCCACCGCGTGCGCCTGCCCCGGCCACGCATAGGCCCCGACCGTCAGCGCCATCGCCGCACACGATGCCGTCTTTCCCACGACGAATGCCCAGCCCGCCAGATACCCCCAGAACGCGCCGAGCCGCTCCCGTCCGTACACGTAGGTCCCGCCGGATGCCGGATACAGGGCGGCGAGCCTTGCCGACGACATGGCGTTGCAGTACGCGACCACCGCGGCCAGCGCCAGGCCGAGCAACAGCCCCGACCCGGCAGCACTGGCCGCCGGGCCCAGCGCCACGAAGATGCCCGCCCCGACCATCGACCCCAGCCCGATCACGACCGCGTCGAAGACTCCCAGTGACCGCCGCAACCCCTGTGCCATGCGTCGCAGGCTACTGATCTCCGCAACCACGCCGCATCCGGCGTGCGTCCTCCACGACAACACCGTAGGAAAGGCAGGTTCACGGCATGGGAATCATCAGCTGGCTCATCCTCGGACTGCTTGCCGGGGCCATAGCCAAGATCCTGCTCCCGGGACGCGACCCGGGTGGCCTGATCGGCACCACTCTCATCGGTATCGCCGGCGCCTTCACCGGCGGCTGGATATCGGCCCGCTTCCTGGACCGGCCGATCACCAATGAGTTCTACGACGGCGCCACTTGGGCCGCGGCCATCGGCGGCGCGCTCGTCCTGCTGATCGCCTACCGGATCCTGTTCGGCCACTCCCGCTCGCGCTAGCCCGGCGCCGCCCGGGCCCTGCATGGTCCGCGTCCGGACGTGGCCCGGACGCGAACCCGGACGTGGGCCCGGACGCGAACCCGGACGTGGGCCCGGACACGAACCCGGACGCGAACCCGGACGCGGACGCGCACCACGGACTCGGACCCGGCTCGAACCGGAGCCCGCCCCAGGTCCGCTCAGTCCGGCAGTCCGGTCTCCCGCAGGGTGATGTTCAGACGTCCACCGCTCATCCCCGTCGCCGGGTCGGCCGTCCCCGCGTACACCTTCGGCACCCCGTGGTACGCGAAGCGCGACGGGCCTCCGAAGACGAACAGGTCCCCGGAAGCCAGCTCCACATCCGTGTACGGCCGCCCCCGCGTCTCGGTGTTCCCGAACCGGAAGACGCAGCTGTCGCCGATGCTCAGCGACACCACCGGCGCACCGGACCGTTCCTCCCTGTCCCGGTGCATGCCCATCCTCGCCGCGCCGTCATAAAAGTTGATCAGCGCGGTGTCGGGGCTGTACTCGGCGGGGGAGTAACCCTGATCCTCCCCGTACGCCTCGCCCAGCGCCCCACGCCCCAAGTCCACCAGCCAGTCCGGGAATTCGGCGACCCGTGCGCCGTTCACATCGTCCGCGGTACGGGAGTACCGGTACGGCTGCCAGTGCCATCCGACGCACACGGTCTGTACGGACATCACGCCGCCGCCCGGCAGCGCGGTGTGCCGGAGCGGTACGGGACCGCGCGCCCAGCTCCGGCATGCCTCGACCAGTTCCCGCTGCCGGTCCACGGGGAGCCACCCCGGCACATGCACGGCGCCGGGGGCGACGACCGCCCGTTCCCTCGGGAACAGGGTTCCGCTCACGATGCCGCCAGGGCACCTTCGAGCCCGAGGAGCCGCTCCTTGCGCTCAAGCCCGCCGGCGTACCCCCGAAGCGCCCCGTCCGCCCCGATCACCCGGTGGCACGGCCGTACGACCAGCAGCGGATTGCGACCGATCGCCGTTCCCACGGCGCGCACGCCCACCGCCGATGTGCCGACCCGCGCGGCGATCTCCCCGTACGTCGCGGTCTCCCCGTACGGAATCTCCTCCAGTGCCTGCCACACGCGCCGCTGGAACGCCGTCCCGCCGTCGACGTACTCGATCTCGAAGTGCGTCAGCCGGCCCTCGAAGTACGACGTGAGCTGGGTGCCGATCTCCTCGAAGGACTCCGGGGCACGCCGCCACCCGTCCTGGACGACGACGGCGCCCTTCTGTCCGGGCAGTGAGAGCGAGGCGAGTGCGGTGCCGCCCTTCGCCGTGCCGGACGCCTCGCCGACCAGCAGCAATGCGCCCAGCGGGCTGTCGATGGTCGCGTAGACCGTCATGGCTCGTTCCTTCCCTCGCAGCGTGTCCTACGCCCTACGCCTACGAGTCTGCGACCCCGGCCCCGCCGAAGCTGGCGGGATTCGGACGTCACACCCGCACAGGGCGGGGGCGGAGCGACCGAGCCGCTCCGCCCCCGGTCCGCCCGAGGCGCCCCGCCGGAGTCAGCGGTAGTTCACGAACTGCAGCGCGAATTCGAAGTCCTGCCCCTTCAGCAGCGCCTGCACGGCCTGCAGGTCGTCCCGGCTCTTCGAGCTGACCCGCAGCTCGTCACCCTGGACCTGCGCCTTGACGCCCTTCGGGCCCTCGTCGCGGATGATCTTCGCGACCTTCTTGGCGTTCTCCTGGGAGATGCCCTCCTCGATCGAGGCGAAGATCTTGTACTCCTTGCCGGACAACTGCGGCTCGCCCGCGTCCAGCGCCTTCAGTGAGATCCCACGCTTGACCAGCTTGGACTGGAAGACGTCGAGGATGGCGGCGACCCGCTCCTCGGAGTTGGCCTGCATAAGGATCTTCTCGCCGGACCAGGCGATCGACGCCCCGACGTTCTTGAAGTCGTAGCGCTGCGAGATCTCCTTCGCGGCCTGGTTGAGGGCGTTGTCGACCTCCTGCCGCTCGACCTTCGAGACGATGTCGAAACTGGAGTCGGCCATGTCCTGTGGCTCCTTGTATCGGGTGCGTGGAGGCGCGGCCGGAACTGCCCGGACCGCTCCCGCAAGCCTAGCCACCCGCACCCGCCCCGAGTGCTGATCAATCCGGTGGCGAAGCACCCCCGGGCATCAGGTATCGTTTACGTCGTTGCCACGGAGCACCACCCCACAGCGGGTGACTTTCACGGCGA
This window contains:
- a CDS encoding alpha-ketoglutarate-dependent dioxygenase AlkB family protein, with amino-acid sequence MSGTLFPRERAVVAPGAVHVPGWLPVDRQRELVEACRSWARGPVPLRHTALPGGGVMSVQTVCVGWHWQPYRYSRTADDVNGARVAEFPDWLVDLGRGALGEAYGEDQGYSPAEYSPDTALINFYDGAARMGMHRDREERSGAPVVSLSIGDSCVFRFGNTETRGRPYTDVELASGDLFVFGGPSRFAYHGVPKVYAGTADPATGMSGGRLNITLRETGLPD
- a CDS encoding YajQ family cyclic di-GMP-binding protein, yielding MADSSFDIVSKVERQEVDNALNQAAKEISQRYDFKNVGASIAWSGEKILMQANSEERVAAILDVFQSKLVKRGISLKALDAGEPQLSGKEYKIFASIEEGISQENAKKVAKIIRDEGPKGVKAQVQGDELRVSSKSRDDLQAVQALLKGQDFEFALQFVNYR
- a CDS encoding GlsB/YeaQ/YmgE family stress response membrane protein, which produces MGIISWLILGLLAGAIAKILLPGRDPGGLIGTTLIGIAGAFTGGWISARFLDRPITNEFYDGATWAAAIGGALVLLIAYRILFGHSRSR
- a CDS encoding APC family permease translates to MAQGLRRSLGVFDAVVIGLGSMVGAGIFVALGPAASAAGSGLLLGLALAAVVAYCNAMSSARLAALYPASGGTYVYGRERLGAFWGYLAGWAFVVGKTASCAAMALTVGAYAWPGQAHAVAVAAVVALTAVNYGGIQKSAWLTRAIVAVVLAVLAAVVVVSLGSGAADFERLDVGADASAGGVLQAAGLLFFAFAGYARIATLGEEVRDPARTIPRAVPLALGIALVVYVCVAVSVLSVLGAGDLGRATAPLSDAVRAAGAQWLAPVVRVGAAVAALGSLLALILGVSRTTLAMARDGHLPEALAAVHPRFQVPHRAELAVGAVVAVMAATADVRGAIGFSSFGVLVYYTIANASAWTLSSRSRVVASTGLVGCLVLAFALPLSSVAAGAAVLAVGAAVYGVRRL
- a CDS encoding methylated-DNA--[protein]-cysteine S-methyltransferase produces the protein MTVYATIDSPLGALLLVGEASGTAKGGTALASLSLPGQKGAVVVQDGWRRAPESFEEIGTQLTSYFEGRLTHFEIEYVDGGTAFQRRVWQALEEIPYGETATYGEIAARVGTSAVGVRAVGTAIGRNPLLVVRPCHRVIGADGALRGYAGGLERKERLLGLEGALAAS